One Streptomyces fagopyri DNA window includes the following coding sequences:
- a CDS encoding TDT family transporter: protein MTPHPSSARTVPTEDEGAPGVPLPARQRLPAANVTSRPPFGPSWFAAVMGTGIVANAVVTLPRSIPGLRTAATVVWAGAALLLVVLAVGYVRQRALRVHVADPTQAQFFGAPAVAFLTVGAGALQLGRPVIGERAALNVDLALWSIGTVLGLATAATVPYLMVTRHRFAPDAAFGGWLMPVVPPLVSATTGALLVPHMPAGQLRLDLVLGCYAMFGLGLVAALLVLAMVYSRLVHHDAPTGAMVPTVWIGLGALGQIVTGLAALATAAPGALPTPYVHGTAVLALLAGVGVWGFAMLWLALATALTVREFRAGLPFAPTWWSFIFPLGACVTGTAVLASRTGSQVFVWTAVALYVLLVAAWIVVAYRSLRHAAAHTGAPRGRV, encoded by the coding sequence GTGACACCCCATCCCAGCAGTGCCCGAACCGTCCCGACCGAGGACGAGGGGGCCCCGGGAGTCCCCCTTCCTGCCAGGCAGCGGCTGCCCGCGGCGAACGTGACAAGCCGGCCGCCGTTCGGCCCCAGTTGGTTCGCGGCCGTGATGGGCACCGGCATCGTCGCGAACGCGGTGGTCACCCTGCCCCGGAGCATCCCCGGGCTGCGGACCGCCGCCACGGTGGTCTGGGCGGGGGCCGCCCTGCTGCTCGTCGTACTGGCGGTCGGCTACGTACGGCAGCGGGCGCTGCGGGTGCATGTCGCCGATCCGACGCAGGCCCAGTTCTTCGGCGCGCCGGCCGTGGCCTTCCTCACGGTGGGCGCCGGGGCACTGCAGCTCGGCCGGCCTGTGATCGGTGAACGGGCCGCGCTGAACGTGGACTTGGCACTGTGGTCGATCGGTACCGTGCTCGGCCTCGCGACGGCCGCCACGGTCCCGTACCTGATGGTCACCCGGCACCGGTTCGCACCGGACGCGGCGTTCGGGGGCTGGCTGATGCCGGTGGTACCGCCGCTGGTCTCCGCCACGACGGGCGCGCTGCTCGTCCCGCACATGCCCGCCGGACAGCTGCGGCTGGACCTGGTGCTGGGCTGCTACGCGATGTTCGGGCTCGGACTGGTGGCCGCGCTGCTGGTGCTGGCCATGGTCTACAGCCGCCTGGTGCACCATGACGCGCCGACCGGTGCGATGGTGCCGACGGTGTGGATCGGACTGGGCGCGCTGGGGCAGATCGTGACGGGACTGGCCGCGCTGGCCACGGCGGCCCCGGGCGCGCTGCCCACGCCGTACGTGCACGGCACGGCGGTCCTCGCGCTGCTGGCCGGAGTCGGGGTGTGGGGCTTCGCCATGTTGTGGCTGGCGCTCGCCACGGCGCTGACCGTAAGGGAGTTCAGGGCGGGGCTCCCCTTCGCGCCCACTTGGTGGTCCTTCATCTTCCCCCTCGGCGCCTGCGTCACCGGCACCGCGGTCCTCGCGTCCCGCACCGGCTCGCAGGTGTTCGTCTGGACCGCGGTCGCCCTCTACGTACTGCTCGTCGCCGCCTGGATCGTGGTGGCCTACCGCTCGCTGCGGCACGCCGCCGC
- a CDS encoding DUF6884 domain-containing protein — MTPNEYTGGVAPELIVIPCGARKLGHRARAADMYIGSYHRACRRAAEALRPDRLVILSARYGLLDLDDEIDPYDTPHGAADAVTARLLADQAAERGITDLDPVVVLGGARHVTLARTVWPHALTPLSGTRGMGEQVARLAAMARSAP; from the coding sequence ATGACCCCGAACGAGTACACCGGCGGCGTCGCCCCGGAACTGATCGTCATTCCCTGCGGAGCGCGCAAACTGGGCCATCGCGCCAGGGCGGCGGACATGTACATCGGCTCCTACCACCGCGCGTGCCGGAGGGCCGCCGAAGCGCTCCGCCCGGATCGGCTCGTGATCCTCTCGGCCCGCTACGGACTGCTCGACCTCGACGACGAGATCGACCCCTACGACACGCCGCACGGTGCCGCCGACGCGGTGACCGCCCGCCTGCTTGCGGACCAGGCGGCGGAACGCGGCATCACGGATCTCGACCCCGTGGTGGTGCTGGGCGGTGCCCGTCACGTCACTCTCGCCAGGACCGTGTGGCCGCACGCCCTGACCCCGCTGAGCGGAACGCGCGGCATGGGCGAGCAGGTGGCGCGACTCGCGGCGATGGCACGCTCGGCGCCCTGA
- a CDS encoding GlxA family transcriptional regulator: MNHKRAGTDSLLVTIFVFPGVRLLDVTGPIEVFTSANDFGGHYRLNMVSADGNEVTTAAGTRLGVDMAVADARETSDVLVIPGGPDWDRLIKDDALLDLVRGLDANSRCTASVCTGAFLLAAAGLLDGRSAATHWRHSRQLALRFPAVQVKPDAIFVRDGKVMTSAGVTAGIDLSLALVEEHYGAEVARAVAKDLVVFMQRPGGQSQFSVRARAAHTRQDMLRRVLDAVAEDPAANHTLSAMARRAGVSSRHVARLFCEELSMTPARYVEQVRLEAAQVMLECGDDPMAVIARRTGFGSPESLRRAFVRNLKVTPGVFRARFHTTGVADAEAPEGARVEG; the protein is encoded by the coding sequence ATGAACCACAAGCGCGCCGGAACCGACTCGCTCCTCGTGACGATCTTCGTCTTTCCCGGGGTCAGACTGCTGGATGTGACCGGCCCGATCGAGGTGTTCACCTCGGCGAACGACTTCGGCGGCCACTACCGGCTGAACATGGTCTCGGCCGACGGGAACGAGGTGACGACCGCGGCGGGGACCCGGCTCGGCGTCGACATGGCGGTGGCGGACGCGCGGGAGACCAGTGACGTCCTGGTGATTCCCGGCGGGCCGGACTGGGACCGGTTGATCAAGGACGACGCGCTGCTGGACCTCGTACGGGGGCTCGACGCGAACTCGCGCTGCACGGCCTCCGTCTGCACCGGGGCCTTCCTGCTGGCCGCCGCCGGTCTTCTGGACGGCCGGAGCGCCGCCACCCACTGGCGCCACTCACGGCAGTTGGCCCTGCGCTTTCCCGCCGTCCAGGTCAAGCCGGACGCGATCTTCGTGCGCGACGGCAAGGTGATGACCTCGGCCGGAGTCACCGCGGGCATCGACCTCTCGCTGGCGCTCGTGGAAGAGCACTACGGAGCCGAAGTGGCCCGCGCGGTGGCCAAGGACCTGGTGGTCTTCATGCAACGGCCCGGCGGACAGTCCCAGTTCAGCGTTCGCGCCCGCGCCGCACACACGCGCCAGGACATGCTCCGCCGGGTCCTGGACGCCGTCGCGGAGGACCCCGCCGCCAACCACACGCTGTCCGCGATGGCGCGCAGGGCCGGCGTCAGCTCCCGCCACGTGGCCCGGCTCTTCTGCGAGGAGTTGAGCATGACACCGGCCCGGTACGTGGAACAGGTCCGGCTGGAAGCGGCGCAGGTGATGCTGGAGTGCGGCGACGACCCCATGGCCGTGATCGCCCGCCGTACGGGGTTCGGCTCGCCCGAGTCGCTGCGCAGAGCGTTCGTACGGAATCTCAAGGTGACTCCGGGGGTGTTCAGGGCGCGGTTCCACACCACCGGGGTGGCGGACGCCGAGGCGCCCGAGGGGGCGCGGGTCGAGGGCTGA
- a CDS encoding winged helix-turn-helix transcriptional regulator, whose amino-acid sequence MSDVRPRACPIAGTLDLVGERWSLLVLREVFMGVRRYADIRANTGAPRDVLTKRLRSLEAAGILERRRYQDRPPRFEYHLTAAGQALEPVLIGLREWGLRHLRNPPPAPRFLHTCGADVETRVVCARCGEPLEGGGLVTVLEEEDRSGS is encoded by the coding sequence ATGTCCGACGTCCGGCCACGCGCCTGTCCCATAGCCGGCACCCTCGATCTCGTAGGAGAGCGCTGGTCGCTCCTGGTGCTGCGCGAGGTGTTCATGGGAGTCCGGCGCTACGCCGACATCCGCGCCAACACCGGAGCGCCGCGGGACGTTCTCACCAAGCGACTGAGGTCCCTGGAGGCCGCGGGGATCCTGGAGCGCCGCCGGTACCAGGACCGCCCTCCGCGCTTCGAGTACCACCTGACGGCCGCGGGGCAGGCACTGGAACCGGTGCTGATCGGTCTGCGGGAATGGGGCCTTCGGCATCTGCGGAACCCGCCACCCGCACCGCGGTTCCTGCACACGTGCGGCGCCGACGTGGAGACCCGCGTGGTCTGCGCCCGGTGCGGCGAGCCCCTTGAAGGGGGCGGCCTGGTGACCGTACTGGAGGAAGAGGACCGTTCCGGGTCCTGA
- a CDS encoding tetratricopeptide repeat protein, giving the protein MTGHLRIVGDRRDDRLRTITAHTGKALVVRCHQRLRGPYTGVDTVLRAVLPEAYRRWPDLVEDHRVALLYGMPEMAHLIGPPPRTLADEAPYEERTRFFGAGWVRCMSQGVVGFLLEFARRIHSETAFEIVFEEADAAEATTQELIALLLRRADPRRLRVVVSVSGGTLSGELQDALTDVPLLSAPRTAEHPVEDRTPHGWAAVYVDGDCTDDDPRALHGYQQTDPQTRARLHDRRADSLERTATWGIRMGAIAHHREHGSDPAGAGRTALLAAQRHAVATGFSAAVVDLGLRGRGLTDPGSHEHDYWEFTREAAAACIPIGRLEQSTELYRSLLRRFTDPKIHMMTSYALAMLHTRFLKPRDHELAVQWQHNAVAIAGILPDPAERLTYSVFHDNGLALVEMHRGNPHRALALVESCITRLDERLDDDQWSLHRSQLLYNRARLLVALGRPDEAHADYSRLVDMDPYYTDYLSERARISRDRGDFDAALADYDRAVRLAPPFPELHYNRGTARAQVGDHTGALADFTLVLEMEPRDLDSRIARAELLLETGDLDAAETDTATGLTLHPGELQLLCLKGTVLLQRERFDGALAAFDGALERDRRYPAALINRAVVHFRQSRPELAVADLTAALEAVGDDPDILLNRGIAHLAGDRPDLALQDFDQALTLPDADTTELQEQRRLCTAAGTR; this is encoded by the coding sequence ATGACGGGCCATCTGCGGATCGTCGGAGACAGGCGCGACGACCGCCTGCGCACCATCACGGCCCACACCGGCAAGGCCCTCGTGGTCCGCTGCCACCAGCGGCTGCGCGGTCCCTACACCGGCGTGGACACGGTGCTGCGAGCGGTTCTGCCCGAGGCCTACCGGCGCTGGCCGGACCTTGTCGAGGACCATCGCGTGGCACTCCTGTACGGAATGCCCGAGATGGCCCACCTCATCGGACCGCCTCCGCGCACCCTGGCCGACGAAGCCCCCTACGAGGAACGCACCCGCTTCTTCGGTGCCGGCTGGGTCCGGTGCATGAGCCAGGGCGTCGTCGGCTTCCTGCTGGAATTCGCCCGGCGCATCCACAGCGAGACGGCCTTCGAGATCGTCTTCGAGGAAGCGGACGCCGCCGAGGCCACCACCCAGGAACTGATCGCCCTGCTGCTGCGCCGGGCGGACCCACGCCGGCTGCGTGTGGTGGTCTCGGTGTCCGGCGGCACGCTCTCCGGCGAACTCCAGGACGCCCTGACCGACGTGCCCCTCCTGTCCGCTCCGCGCACCGCCGAGCATCCGGTCGAGGACCGGACCCCTCACGGATGGGCCGCGGTCTATGTGGACGGCGACTGCACGGACGACGACCCCCGCGCTCTCCACGGGTACCAGCAGACCGACCCGCAGACCCGCGCCCGCCTCCACGACCGGCGTGCCGACTCCCTCGAACGGACGGCCACCTGGGGCATCCGCATGGGCGCCATCGCGCACCACCGCGAGCACGGCAGCGACCCCGCCGGGGCGGGACGGACCGCCCTTCTCGCGGCCCAGCGCCACGCCGTGGCCACCGGGTTCTCCGCCGCCGTGGTCGACCTCGGCCTGCGCGGCCGAGGCCTGACCGACCCGGGCTCGCACGAACACGACTACTGGGAGTTCACCCGCGAAGCGGCCGCGGCCTGCATCCCCATCGGACGCCTGGAACAGTCGACGGAGCTGTACCGGAGCCTGCTGCGCCGCTTCACCGACCCCAAGATCCACATGATGACCAGCTACGCCCTCGCGATGCTCCACACCCGGTTCCTGAAACCTCGCGACCACGAACTGGCCGTCCAGTGGCAGCACAACGCCGTCGCCATCGCGGGCATCCTCCCGGACCCGGCCGAACGGCTGACATACAGCGTCTTCCACGACAACGGCCTGGCGCTCGTGGAAATGCACCGCGGCAACCCGCACCGCGCCCTGGCACTCGTGGAGTCGTGCATCACCCGGCTCGACGAGCGACTCGATGACGATCAGTGGAGCCTGCACCGCTCCCAACTGCTCTACAACCGGGCCCGGTTGCTGGTGGCGCTCGGCCGGCCGGACGAAGCCCACGCCGACTACTCCCGACTCGTCGACATGGACCCCTACTACACCGACTACCTCTCGGAGCGGGCCAGGATCTCGCGCGACCGCGGCGACTTCGACGCCGCCCTGGCCGACTACGACCGTGCGGTGCGACTCGCGCCTCCGTTCCCCGAGCTGCACTACAACCGTGGCACCGCCCGCGCGCAGGTCGGAGACCACACAGGGGCGCTCGCGGACTTCACCCTCGTGCTCGAGATGGAGCCGCGCGACCTCGACAGCCGGATCGCTCGCGCGGAACTGCTGCTGGAGACCGGCGATCTCGACGCGGCCGAGACCGACACGGCCACCGGACTGACGCTCCACCCGGGCGAACTCCAACTGCTCTGCCTGAAGGGCACGGTCCTGCTGCAACGGGAACGATTCGACGGCGCTCTGGCCGCTTTCGACGGAGCGCTCGAAAGGGACCGGCGCTACCCGGCCGCACTGATCAACCGCGCCGTGGTGCACTTCCGGCAGTCACGCCCGGAGCTGGCGGTCGCGGACCTGACCGCCGCGCTCGAGGCCGTCGGTGACGACCCCGACATCCTGCTCAACCGCGGCATCGCCCATCTGGCCGGCGACCGCCCCGACCTGGCCCTCCAGGACTTCGACCAGGCACTCACGCTGCCGGACGCCGACACCACCGAACTCCAGGAGCAACGCCGGCTCTGCACCGCGGCCGGCACCCGGTGA
- a CDS encoding aldehyde dehydrogenase family protein, with protein sequence MPSTTDTTLVLKSGTSWTDAWQRCLAVAPEAFQEDRVLNLWGTSWRADGRALPATSPVDGSPIAGPPRLDGATAQQAVRASLDRHRAWRHVPLPERRARVAATLDALTEHRELLALLLVWEIGKPWRLAQADVDRAIDGVRWYVDGIEPMVEGRTPLDGPVSNIASWNYPMSVLVHAMLVQALAGNAVIAKAPTDGGVACLTLACALAAREGVPVTLVSGSGGELSEALVRAPEIGCVSFVGGRDTGAAVATAVADLGKRHILEQEGLNTWGIWEYTDWDALTAVVPKLFDYGKQRCTAYPRFVVQRALFDEFLAAYLPAVRTLRIGHPLAVENPDDPFPALDFGPVINAAKAKDLDDQVAEAISRGAVPLHRGRLSDTRFLPGQDTSAYVQPVTLLNPPPSSPLHHAEPFGPVDTIVLVDTEAELLAAMNASNGALVATLSTDDETTYTRLAPQIRAFKLGRGKPRSRGDRDELFGGLGASWRGAFVGGELLVRAVTRGPAEERLPGNFPEYQLAP encoded by the coding sequence ATGCCATCCACCACCGACACCACCCTGGTCCTGAAGTCCGGGACGTCCTGGACCGACGCCTGGCAGCGCTGCCTCGCCGTCGCGCCGGAGGCGTTCCAGGAGGACCGGGTCCTCAACCTGTGGGGCACCTCCTGGCGGGCCGACGGCCGGGCACTGCCCGCCACCAGCCCCGTCGACGGAAGCCCGATCGCGGGCCCGCCCCGCCTCGACGGCGCCACCGCCCAGCAGGCCGTACGCGCCTCACTCGACCGGCACCGGGCCTGGCGCCACGTCCCCCTTCCCGAGCGCCGCGCCCGCGTCGCCGCAACCCTCGACGCGCTCACCGAGCACCGTGAACTGCTCGCCCTCCTCCTGGTCTGGGAGATCGGCAAGCCCTGGCGCCTCGCGCAGGCCGACGTGGACCGGGCGATCGACGGCGTGCGCTGGTACGTCGACGGCATCGAGCCCATGGTCGAGGGCCGGACCCCGCTGGACGGCCCGGTGTCCAACATCGCCAGCTGGAACTACCCGATGAGCGTCCTCGTCCACGCCATGCTGGTCCAGGCGCTGGCGGGCAACGCGGTCATCGCCAAGGCCCCCACCGACGGCGGCGTCGCCTGCCTCACGCTGGCCTGCGCGCTCGCCGCGCGCGAAGGGGTCCCCGTCACCCTCGTCAGCGGCAGCGGCGGCGAGCTCTCGGAGGCGCTCGTGCGCGCACCCGAGATCGGCTGCGTCTCCTTCGTCGGCGGCCGCGACACCGGCGCCGCGGTGGCCACCGCCGTCGCCGACCTCGGCAAGCGCCACATCCTCGAACAGGAAGGCCTCAACACCTGGGGAATCTGGGAGTACACGGACTGGGACGCACTGACGGCCGTCGTCCCGAAACTCTTCGACTACGGGAAGCAGCGCTGCACCGCCTACCCGCGCTTCGTCGTCCAGCGCGCCCTGTTCGACGAGTTCCTCGCCGCCTACCTCCCGGCCGTCCGCACCCTGCGGATCGGCCACCCGCTCGCGGTCGAGAACCCCGACGACCCCTTTCCCGCACTGGACTTCGGACCCGTCATCAACGCGGCCAAGGCCAAGGATCTGGACGACCAGGTCGCCGAGGCCATCAGCCGCGGCGCCGTCCCGCTGCACCGCGGCAGACTGTCCGACACACGGTTCCTGCCCGGCCAGGACACCTCGGCGTACGTCCAGCCCGTCACGCTGCTCAACCCGCCGCCGTCCTCACCGCTGCACCACGCGGAGCCCTTCGGTCCCGTCGACACCATCGTCCTGGTCGACACCGAGGCGGAACTGCTCGCCGCGATGAACGCGTCGAACGGAGCGCTGGTGGCCACCCTGTCCACGGACGACGAGACGACGTACACCCGACTGGCGCCGCAGATCCGCGCGTTCAAACTCGGCCGTGGCAAGCCGCGTTCGCGGGGCGACCGCGACGAACTGTTCGGCGGACTGGGCGCGTCCTGGCGCGGGGCCTTCGTGGGCGGCGAACTGCTCGTCCGCGCCGTCACACGGGGGCCGGCGGAGGAACGGCTGCCGGGCAACTTCCCCGAGTACCAGCTCGCTCCGTGA
- the sucD gene encoding succinate--CoA ligase subunit alpha, whose amino-acid sequence MAVFLSKESKVLVQGMTGGEGMKHTRRMLAAGTDVVGGVNPRKAGRSVDFDVPRSTDGQGGTPVTVPVFGSVREGMAATGADVTVVFVPPAFAKAAVLEAADAGIALAVVITEGIPVHDAVAFHAYAAAKGTRVIGPNCPGLISPGQSNAGIIPADITKPGRIGLVSKSGTLTYQLMYELRDIGFSTCVGIGGDPVVGTTHIDCLAAFQDDPDTDLVVLIGEIGGDAEERAAAYIRDHVTKPVVGYIAGFTAPEGKTMGHAGAIVSGSSGTAHAKKAALEAAGVPVGGTPTETARLVLARLEAERVATGG is encoded by the coding sequence ATGGCCGTCTTCCTCAGCAAGGAGAGCAAGGTCCTCGTCCAGGGCATGACCGGCGGCGAGGGCATGAAGCACACCCGGCGGATGCTCGCCGCCGGCACGGACGTGGTCGGCGGCGTCAACCCGCGCAAGGCGGGCCGCAGCGTCGACTTCGACGTCCCCCGAAGCACCGACGGGCAGGGCGGCACTCCCGTCACCGTGCCGGTCTTCGGGTCGGTACGCGAGGGGATGGCGGCGACCGGCGCCGACGTCACCGTCGTCTTCGTGCCGCCCGCGTTCGCGAAGGCCGCCGTACTGGAGGCCGCCGACGCAGGGATCGCGCTCGCCGTCGTCATCACCGAGGGCATCCCGGTCCACGACGCCGTCGCCTTCCACGCGTACGCCGCCGCGAAGGGCACCCGCGTCATCGGCCCCAACTGCCCCGGCCTGATCAGCCCCGGCCAGTCGAACGCGGGCATCATCCCCGCCGACATCACCAAGCCCGGACGCATCGGACTCGTCTCCAAGTCGGGCACGCTGACCTACCAACTCATGTACGAGCTGCGCGACATCGGCTTCTCGACCTGCGTCGGCATCGGCGGCGACCCCGTCGTCGGCACCACACACATCGACTGTCTGGCCGCCTTCCAGGACGACCCCGACACCGACCTCGTCGTCCTCATCGGGGAGATCGGCGGCGACGCGGAGGAACGGGCCGCCGCCTACATCCGCGACCACGTCACCAAACCGGTCGTCGGCTACATCGCCGGGTTCACCGCGCCCGAGGGCAAGACGATGGGACACGCCGGCGCGATCGTCTCCGGCTCGTCCGGCACCGCGCACGCGAAGAAGGCGGCCCTGGAAGCCGCCGGGGTACCGGTCGGCGGCACCCCCACCGAGACGGCCCGGCTGGTGCTGGCCCGGCTGGAGGCGGAGCGTGTCGCCACCGGCGGGTGA
- the sucC gene encoding ADP-forming succinate--CoA ligase subunit beta, whose translation MDLYEHQARELFEEHGILVPRAEVTDSPKEARGIARRLGGRAVVKAQVKTGGRGKAGGVKLAADPAAAELTARQILGMDIKGHTVRKVMLAQPVDIEDEFYVSYVLDRAAGHFLAIASAEGGMDIEEVAASRPDAVARIPVDPAEGVTSAKAAEIAEAAGLPPQTVDVLVRLWEVLTREDALLVEVNPLVRTAQGRILALDGKVTLDDNARFRQERWGEKDAPHDDPLEAAAAARGLNYVKLDGEVGVIGNGAGLVMSTLDVVAGCGARPANFLDIGGGASARIMADGLSVVLSDPAVKSVLVNVFGGITACDAVAEGIVQALESVRLTKPLVVRLDGNNAVRGRAVLDDRAHPLVHQATTMDGAARRAARLATAD comes from the coding sequence ATGGACCTGTACGAGCACCAGGCAAGGGAACTCTTCGAAGAACACGGCATCTTGGTGCCGAGGGCCGAGGTCACCGACTCGCCCAAGGAGGCCCGTGGGATCGCGCGCAGGCTCGGCGGCCGGGCGGTCGTCAAGGCCCAGGTGAAGACGGGCGGCCGGGGCAAGGCCGGCGGTGTGAAGCTGGCCGCGGATCCCGCCGCGGCCGAACTGACGGCCCGCCAGATCCTGGGCATGGACATCAAGGGCCACACCGTCCGCAAGGTGATGCTCGCCCAACCCGTCGACATCGAGGACGAGTTCTACGTCAGCTACGTCCTCGACCGCGCGGCGGGGCACTTCCTCGCCATCGCCTCGGCCGAGGGCGGCATGGACATCGAGGAGGTGGCCGCGAGCCGGCCGGACGCCGTCGCGCGCATCCCGGTCGACCCCGCCGAAGGCGTCACCTCCGCCAAGGCCGCCGAGATCGCCGAGGCCGCGGGCCTTCCCCCGCAGACCGTCGACGTCCTGGTACGACTGTGGGAGGTACTGACCCGGGAGGACGCGCTGCTCGTCGAGGTGAACCCCCTCGTGCGCACCGCCCAGGGACGGATTCTCGCCCTGGACGGCAAGGTCACCCTCGACGACAACGCCCGCTTCCGGCAGGAACGCTGGGGGGAGAAGGACGCCCCGCACGACGACCCCCTGGAGGCGGCCGCCGCGGCCAGGGGCCTGAACTACGTCAAGCTGGACGGCGAGGTCGGCGTCATCGGCAACGGCGCGGGCCTGGTCATGTCGACCCTCGACGTGGTCGCCGGCTGCGGCGCCCGCCCCGCCAACTTCCTCGACATCGGCGGCGGCGCCTCCGCCCGGATCATGGCCGACGGCCTCTCCGTGGTCCTCTCCGACCCGGCGGTGAAATCGGTCCTCGTGAACGTCTTCGGCGGCATCACCGCCTGCGACGCCGTCGCCGAAGGCATCGTGCAGGCCCTGGAGAGCGTCCGGTTGACCAAGCCGCTCGTGGTCCGCCTCGACGGCAACAACGCCGTACGCGGCCGGGCCGTCCTCGACGACCGCGCGCACCCCCTGGTCCACCAGGCCACCACCATGGACGGCGCCGCCCGCCGCGCCGCCCGACTCGCCACCGCCGACTGA